From a single Kitasatospora sp. NBC_00458 genomic region:
- a CDS encoding FmdB family zinc ribbon protein, which produces MPRYDFRCRSCGATFELRRTMAQANDPAVCPQGHEDTVKLLSAVAVTGGSASGAAPQQASGGGGGCCGGGCCG; this is translated from the coding sequence ATGCCACGCTACGACTTCCGCTGCCGCTCCTGCGGTGCCACGTTCGAGCTCCGCCGCACGATGGCGCAGGCCAACGATCCCGCGGTCTGCCCCCAGGGGCACGAGGACACCGTCAAGCTGCTCTCCGCCGTCGCCGTGACCGGCGGGTCCGCGTCCGGCGCCGCGCCGCAGCAGGCCTCCGGTGGCGGAGGCGGCTGCTGCGGCGGCGGGTGCTGCGGCTAG
- a CDS encoding HAD family hydrolase — MSSPRGPLPRDFLVASDLDRTLIYSNRALALDVPDRLAPRLLSVEVHDGKALSFMTEQAAALLVELAREALLVPATTRTRAQYERVNLPGPTPGWVPSYAICSNGGRLLVDGVPDEDWEAEMAGRLAAGAAPLAEVVEHLALCADPEWTHKRRVADELFAYLVVERAELPAGWLDELTGWCGERGWNVSLQGRKVYAVPGPLSKSAALAEVRRRVGGPAGAAAGAGVVDGGGVVAAAGAADGVGSGPTVLAAGDSLLDADLLLAADAGWRPGHGELADSGWTAPGVTALDEVGVAAGEEIVRQFLARVRGEVDDLLPTAVR, encoded by the coding sequence ATGAGCAGCCCCCGTGGCCCGCTGCCCCGCGACTTCCTGGTCGCGAGCGACCTCGACCGCACCCTGATCTACTCCAACCGCGCCCTCGCCCTGGACGTGCCCGACCGGCTCGCGCCGCGGCTGCTCTCCGTCGAGGTGCACGACGGCAAGGCGCTGTCGTTCATGACCGAGCAGGCCGCCGCGCTGCTCGTCGAACTGGCCCGCGAGGCCCTGCTCGTCCCCGCCACCACCCGCACCCGGGCCCAGTACGAGCGGGTCAACCTGCCCGGCCCGACACCGGGCTGGGTGCCGTCGTACGCGATCTGCAGCAACGGCGGGCGGCTGCTCGTCGACGGCGTGCCGGACGAGGACTGGGAGGCCGAGATGGCCGGCCGGCTGGCCGCCGGTGCGGCGCCGCTGGCCGAGGTGGTCGAGCACCTGGCGCTCTGCGCCGACCCGGAGTGGACGCACAAGCGCCGGGTCGCCGACGAGCTCTTCGCCTACCTGGTGGTCGAGCGGGCCGAGCTCCCGGCCGGCTGGCTGGACGAGCTCACCGGCTGGTGCGGCGAACGCGGCTGGAACGTGTCGCTCCAGGGCCGCAAGGTGTACGCGGTGCCGGGGCCGCTGAGCAAGAGCGCCGCCCTCGCCGAGGTCCGGCGCCGGGTCGGCGGGCCGGCGGGTGCCGCGGCCGGTGCGGGTGTCGTGGACGGTGGGGGTGTCGTGGCTGCCGCGGGTGCTGCGGACGGCGTCGGCTCCGGTCCCACCGTGCTCGCCGCGGGCGACTCCCTGCTGGACGCCGACCTGCTGCTCGCCGCCGACGCCGGCTGGCGCCCCGGGCACGGCGAACTGGCCGACAGCGGCTGGACCGCTCCCGGCGTCACCGCCCTCGACGAGGTCGGGGTCGCGGCCGGCGAGGAGATCGTCCGGCAGTTCCTCGCCCGTGTCCGGGGCGAGGTGGACGACCTCCTGCCGACGGCGGTCCGCTGA
- a CDS encoding phosphoribosyltransferase: MAAPQEWTGRWVAERAGIGLTGSERLPELVGLALRENRKRAHLLVSTVLGKHVPQRPAVVHGAGLDLGHRVRELLGDEAAAGAVVLGYAETATGLGHSVADGLDAPYLHSTRRPVPGVEPVGGFEEEHSHATSHLLLPADPRLLAGDGPLVLVDDEFSTGTTVLNTIRALHAGHPRDHYVVVALVDLRGAADRQRLADVAAELGARLDLVALADGGVELPADILDRAERLIAEAGPAPEPPSAPAAPLVRVELAWPTGLPEGGRHGFTREHRARLDAALPALAGQLADAVAGTGTGSGGAADAAGAAGAVDAAGASGASDGGRVLVLGFEELMYTPLRLATGLAERLPGGAERVRYSTTTRSPVLAVDDPGYAIRTRLAFPAHDDPADDSPRERYAYNVAPGADPSRRFGTVVLVVDDVADTPALHEGERALLGQLRQVTDRVVLAVLPSHRPAAAPSAGAPSAGALSSAVGAVSDDDASRLPSPLYGPEFSSYRADEVAWLLKDLSGVALEAPTEEREEAVQSGGAHYAESLPVEYQPSPEYQELFHQALRISARRIALAVGTVAETLLAERGRGLVLASLARAGTPVGVLIRRWLAAGHGVDAPHYAVSIVRGRGIDPVALRYLAAHHRASDVVFVDGWTGKGAITRELDEALAGTGFDPGLAVLADPGRCVRTFGTRDDFLIPSACLNSTVSGLVSRTVLRTDLIGPDDFHGAKHYTDLAGADVSGAFLDTVADHFDAVRAEALDAAARFLDAGRAADRTPDWAGWAAVERISAEYGIDNINLVKPGVGETTRVMLRRVPWRVLARRGTGADLDHVRLLAAQRGVPVEEVDDLPYSCVGLIHPRYSRGATGASGTAVLAKES, encoded by the coding sequence GTGGCAGCACCGCAGGAGTGGACCGGCCGATGGGTCGCCGAACGGGCCGGCATCGGCCTCACCGGCTCCGAGCGGCTCCCCGAACTCGTCGGCCTCGCCCTGCGGGAGAACCGCAAGCGGGCCCACCTGCTGGTCTCCACCGTGCTCGGCAAGCACGTCCCGCAGCGTCCCGCCGTGGTGCACGGCGCCGGCCTCGACCTCGGCCACCGGGTGCGCGAACTGCTCGGTGACGAGGCCGCCGCGGGCGCCGTCGTGCTCGGCTACGCCGAGACCGCCACCGGCCTCGGCCACAGCGTCGCCGACGGCCTGGACGCCCCGTACCTGCACTCCACCCGCCGCCCGGTGCCCGGCGTCGAGCCGGTCGGCGGCTTCGAGGAGGAGCACTCGCACGCGACCAGCCACCTGCTGCTCCCCGCCGACCCCCGGCTGCTCGCCGGGGACGGGCCCCTGGTGCTGGTGGACGACGAGTTCTCCACCGGTACCACCGTGCTCAACACCATCCGCGCCCTCCACGCCGGCCACCCGCGGGACCACTACGTGGTGGTCGCCCTGGTCGACCTGCGCGGTGCCGCCGACCGGCAGCGGCTCGCCGACGTCGCCGCCGAGCTCGGGGCCCGTCTCGACCTGGTCGCCCTGGCCGACGGGGGCGTCGAGCTCCCCGCGGACATCCTGGACCGGGCCGAACGGCTGATCGCCGAGGCCGGTCCGGCGCCCGAACCGCCGTCCGCGCCCGCCGCGCCGCTGGTCCGCGTCGAACTGGCCTGGCCGACCGGCCTGCCCGAGGGCGGACGGCACGGCTTCACCCGCGAGCACCGGGCCCGGCTCGACGCCGCGCTGCCGGCACTGGCCGGGCAGCTGGCGGACGCGGTGGCCGGTACGGGTACCGGGTCCGGTGGCGCGGCGGACGCGGCAGGTGCGGCGGGAGCGGTGGACGCGGCAGGTGCGTCCGGGGCGTCCGACGGCGGGCGCGTGCTCGTCCTGGGCTTCGAGGAGCTGATGTACACGCCGCTGAGGCTCGCCACGGGCCTCGCGGAGCGGCTTCCCGGCGGGGCCGAGCGGGTCCGCTACTCCACCACCACCCGCTCGCCCGTCCTCGCCGTCGACGACCCCGGGTACGCCATCCGCACCCGGCTGGCCTTCCCCGCCCACGACGACCCCGCCGACGACTCCCCGCGTGAGCGGTACGCCTACAACGTCGCCCCCGGCGCCGACCCGTCCCGCCGCTTCGGCACCGTCGTCCTGGTGGTCGACGACGTCGCCGACACCCCCGCGCTGCACGAGGGCGAGCGGGCCCTGCTCGGCCAGCTGCGGCAGGTCACCGACCGGGTGGTGCTCGCCGTCCTGCCGTCGCACCGTCCCGCCGCCGCGCCGTCGGCCGGTGCGCCGTCGGCCGGTGCGCTGTCCTCGGCCGTCGGTGCTGTGTCCGACGACGACGCGTCCCGGCTGCCGAGCCCGCTGTACGGTCCGGAGTTCTCCTCCTACCGCGCCGACGAGGTGGCCTGGCTGCTCAAGGACCTCTCCGGCGTCGCCCTGGAGGCACCCACCGAGGAGCGCGAGGAGGCCGTGCAGAGCGGCGGCGCCCACTACGCGGAGTCGCTGCCGGTCGAGTACCAACCGAGCCCCGAGTACCAGGAGCTCTTCCACCAGGCGCTGCGGATCTCCGCCCGGCGGATCGCGCTCGCCGTCGGCACCGTCGCCGAGACCCTGCTGGCCGAACGCGGCCGGGGCCTCGTACTCGCCTCGCTGGCCCGCGCCGGGACACCGGTCGGCGTCCTGATCCGCCGCTGGCTGGCCGCCGGCCACGGCGTCGACGCCCCGCACTACGCCGTCTCGATCGTCCGCGGCCGCGGCATCGACCCGGTCGCGCTGCGCTACCTGGCCGCCCACCACCGGGCGTCCGACGTGGTCTTCGTCGACGGCTGGACCGGGAAGGGCGCGATCACCCGCGAACTCGACGAGGCCCTGGCCGGAACCGGCTTCGACCCCGGGCTGGCCGTCCTCGCCGACCCCGGCCGCTGCGTGCGCACCTTCGGCACCCGGGACGACTTCCTGATCCCCTCCGCCTGCCTCAACTCGACCGTCTCCGGCCTGGTCTCGCGTACCGTGCTGCGCACCGACCTGATCGGCCCGGACGACTTCCACGGCGCCAAGCACTACACCGACCTGGCCGGCGCCGACGTCTCCGGCGCCTTCCTCGACACCGTCGCCGACCACTTCGACGCCGTCCGGGCCGAGGCCCTCGACGCCGCCGCACGGTTCCTCGACGCCGGACGGGCAGCGGACCGCACGCCCGACTGGGCCGGCTGGGCCGCCGTCGAACGGATCAGCGCCGAGTACGGCATCGACAACATCAACCTGGTCAAGCCCGGCGTCGGCGAGACCACCCGGGTCATGCTGCGCCGCGTCCCCTGGCGGGTACTGGCCCGTCGCGGCACCGGAGCCGACCTCGACCACGTGCGCCTGCTCGCCGCCCAGCGCGGCGTCCCCGTCGAGGAGGTCGACGACCTGCCGTACTCGTGCGTCGGCCTGATCCACCCCCGCTACAGCCGGGGAGCGACCGGCGCCTCCGGCACGGCCGTCCTGGCGAAGGAGTCCTGA